DNA from Rhodopirellula islandica:
GACATCTACTCGAACCAACTGCTCGACAACAGCATCAATGGTTTGTTCATTCGTGTCCAAACCACAACCAGCGCCCCACCTCGTGAACTGACTGTTGCTGGTCGTTTCGACGACATCGACGTGGTTCACTACTTGGCAGAAAACCTCTCGATCGTTGGCACCCCTGGCGGCAGCATCGATGACGGGATCCGTCCCGACCTGACCAGTTCAGCGGGCAACGTGCAACTGGGTGGCGATCTCGAACAAAGCACCTACAACTACAAGATGACGTTCGTCGACGTCTACGGATTTGAATCCGAAGCAAGCGACCCGAGCGGCGACTTCAGCGTGCCTTCGACGCTCAGCGGTTCGTCGATAGAGCTGCGGAACTTGCCAGCAATTGGCGGGGTCAGCAACTTCGTTTCTCGTCGTTTGTATCGCAGCATCCCAGGCACGACCGACTACGTCTTTGTCGCTCAACTGGATGCAACCAGCCAAACGTTTGTCGACAACGGCAGCCAGACCGCTGACAACAGCACGCTGCTGGACCCAGATTTGGACGGCGTCCGTGGTCGCTTGGACGCATCGCTGACGATTGATCCCGGCATGATCATCAAGCTGAACGGTGCCCGCATCGAAATGGGACATGGCACTCAGTTGCTCGCCGAAGGCACAGCTCAACGCCCGATCATCTTCACCAGCTTGCTCGACGACCGCTTTGGTGCCGGTGGCACCTTTGACACCAGCAATGATGCAGCGACGGGCACCATCTTCGATCCTGCTCGAGGCGATTGGTCCGGCATATACGCGGGTCCCAACTCGAACATCAGTCTGGATTCGGCGACCATCGCCTATGCCGGTGGAGTGAGTCTGATTCCGGGTGGTGAAAGCCGCGGCTTCGTTCCTTTGCAGTTGCAACAGGCAAACGCTCGCATCGTGAATTCGCGATTTGAATTCAACGACGATGGGCAAGACGGTGCTGGCGATGTCGGTCGTTTCGGACTGCCTGGCGTGACGCCTTCGACCATTCATGTTCGTGGCAGCCAGCCGATCATTGTTGGCAATGACTTTGTCGACAACCGTGGCAGCATCATCGACATTGACAGCAATTCGATGACCGCAGAGCGAATCGTTGACCTCGGCCGTCAAACCGGTTCGGTCGACAACTTCTCCGAACTGGATGACAACTACGGCCCGTTGATCCGGCTGAACCGCTACGAAATCGTGGCCAACAGCGCTGCTTCAGAGCGGCAACTCAGCGGTCTTGAAATTCGCGGTGGCGAACTCACCACCGAGAGCATCTGGGATGACACCGACATCGTTCACATGCTGTTTGACAGCATTGAAGTCGGCAACCTGCACTCAACCGGCGGACTGCGATTGTTCAGCCGGGCCGAAGAAAGCTTGGTCGTCAAGTTGTCGGGTGGCGGAACCGCGTTCAGCTCCACCAGCGGCACGGGCCTGACCGCCACCGGCACCGTCGGTGACATCGACGATCGCATCGGTGGCACGGTCCAAGTCATCGGCATGCCCGGATCACCGGTTGTCCTGACCAGTTTGGCGGACGACACCGTCGGTGCTGGTTTGATGCCCGACGGCACCTCCTTCTTGGACACCAATGGGGATTCCTTCGCGAGCCGTCCCGAATCGAATGATTGGCGAAGTATTCTGTTCGAAGAGAACGCGAACTACACGAACATCGAATTCATTCTGGAACAAGAGCTGCAATCCGAAGTCAGTCCCGGCTTGAATGGCTCGGTCGTGACCGCACAAGCACTCGGCACGTTGGCTCCCAACGAATTGTTCAGTGACGACGTCAATCGTCTGGGATTCGAAGTCGAAGGCTTCCTTTCGCAGGCCAACGACATCGACACCTATGCCTTCACCGGAGAAGCCGGCACGCAGATCTGGGTCGATCTGGATCACACTTCGTTCACCTTGGACACCGTCGTTGAGATCCTGGATCCAGACGGACAGGTCATCGCCCGCAGCGACAACTCGTACGACGAAGTCAATGGCGATGCAGAAGTCGCCATCTTGGACCCCAGTGCAGAAGGCTTGGCCGGTTCGTTGCAAGCGAACAGCAACTTCGACGGCTTCATGGATTACGACACCGTCAATCCACGCGATGCCGGTCTGCGAATCACGCTTCCAGGTCCGATCGGCAATTCAACGAATTACTTCATCCGAGTCCGCAGTGCAGCGGTCAATCCGGACGATACCGCTGGCGGCTTGACTCGCGGTGGCTATCGTTTCCAAGTTCGCTTGCGTGAAGAGCAAGAGTTCAGTGGCAGCATGGTTCGTTACGCGGACATTCGCTATGCCAACAACGGCATCCACGTGCGGGGTGCGATGGCGAACTCACCGCTTCTCGGTGAAGCTCAAGAGAACGAGCAAGCCGGCAACACGTCCAGCAACGACGTCGCAGTTTCGGACCTGGATTCCCCCGGCCAACGCGCTCAGTACCTCGGCAACACGCTGGAAAGCCGCAACGGCGTGTTGAGCGTCGGTGGTTCGTTGGACACCGTGGCCGACATCGATCACTATCAAATCGATGTGCTGGGATCCCAGGGCGCGGTCAGCCGTGACACCCTGATCTTTGACATTGATTACGCGGACGGCTTCAACCGTCCCGACACCATGTTGTCGATCTTCTACGATCCCGATGGCGAAACGGGTGACGCCCAACCTCGATTGGTTGCGATCGGCAACGACAGCAACATTTTGGAAGACCAATCGATCGTAGGTGACTCGGCAATCGATTTGTTGCAGCGAGGAAGCATCGATACGGGCGACGCCTACATCGGTCCACTCGCCATGCCAGGTGGAGACGGAACGTACTATGTCGCCGTCACCGGCGAAGGCACCACTCCCGATGTGCTGTCCGACCCTTTGGTCCGATTGGAACCCATCGATTCGATCCTGCGAATCGTGGACGACCAAATCGCGAACAACATTCAAACGACCGCTGACGCGCCGATTGAACCGTTCTTCATCGACACCAGCGTGTTGCCATTTGGTTGGTCGACGACGCTTGATCGTGCAACCGACGTCGGTCACAACGCCAAGCAAACCTTCAACGGTTCGCGGAACGTGAATTTGTTCCCCGACAGCGTCCAGTTTGAGTCCGAATCAAACAACTCGTTGCTGTCCGCTGACGACCTGGAAGCCAACCTCGGTTGGAGTTTGAACGACGACCCGAATATCGGCAACTCGTTCGGCACCAACACCTCGCAACAACTTCCTCACACCAAGGTGTTGGGAACGACCATCAATGAAGTCGTCGACGTCTACCAATTCGTCGTGCCAGTGGATGGTTCGCGAGTCATCCTGGATATTGACAACGGTGTCATTCCGTTTGCTTATGACACGAACCCTGGCTTCGGTGGCATCGACATCGATCCAGACATCGAAGATTTCCAAAGCGACAGTATCGACCTGAAGTTGCAGTTGCTCGATGCGTTTGGCGTTGTGATTTCGACGAGTTCCTTTTCGTCCACCAATGCTGGTGCGGAAGGCAGCATCGGCGATGCACTGAGCATCTTCACCGACGACCCCTACATCGAAACGTTCTTGCAGGCCGGCGTGTACTACATTGCCGTTTCACCGGAACCCACCGCGTACGACCCCGCCACGCAGATATTCTCTCTGGATGTCGCTGACCGTCCGCAACAAGGCACCTATGAACTGAACGTTTCGGTCGAAGACCATGTGGTCGACGGTGGTGACCCCAACAACGAATCGCTGTACTTCGATCGCTCGGAAATCCGCGGCGATCTCGACAGCGTGGCATTTGACCTATCGGGTTACAGCGATGCCGATCAACCGCATCTGTACTTCGATTACTTGCTCAGCGACATTGGCAACGACGAAGTGCGTGTGGTCGCTCGCAGCGATCAACAAGGCGAGACCGTATTGGCTGGCAACGCCGCTGGGACTGCAGGCACCACCGCGACCTTGTTGCAGCAGGACACCTTGGACAACTGGTACCAAGCCCGCTTGGACTTGGGGCAATTTGCTGGCGACACCAACGTCATCATTCGCTTCGAATACGACACCGACCTTGCCGCCGGCACCGGTCCCGTTTTCGGTGCAGAAGGACTGTACCTGGACAACTTCATCGTCGGCTTTGCTGAACGCGGTGAGATGGTGGTGGGTGCTGCTTCGGGACGCACCGGATTCATCGGTCAATCGGAAACCGTCCTCGGCGAGTACCAACTCGAGATCCGTCCGGGACAGGAATACACCACGACGACATCGGCAACGACCCAGACTCCGACGGCCACGTTCGACACCAACGAACGCCTCGCCCAAACGATGACGATTGTTGCTCCTCACCCCTCGCAACTGAACGACGGCGACACATTCTCCATGTCGGACAACGTCCGCAGTGTGACATTCGAGTTCAACAGCACCGGGTCTGTGGTCGCTGGCAATATCCCGATCAACATCATCGGAGCGCTCACTCAAATCGAGGTCGCCGAACGGATGCGCACCGCGTTCAATCTGCCCGCCGTGCAAGCCTTGGTGCCAATCCAGGCCACCGATTCATCGGGCGACACGGTTGGTGGAAACAGCGACATTCGCATCGCCTTGTCCGCGGCCGTGGTGGGCGACTTCTACAAAGTCGACAGCGTGGACGATGTGCCGGACGCAGCCGATCCGCTGGTTCCTGCTGGAACATCCTTCCGCTTGCCAGCGATTTACACCGAATACCTCGGTGACCAAAACGTTCAACGTCGACAAGACCAAGTGCTCATCGACTCGAACAAAATCAGCGATGTTCACGCGATTGGTATTTGGAGTGAACCAGGCGAACGGGGTGTTGACCCACAGGACATCAAAACGCGTTCGCAATTCGCTCTGGACCTTGGAAACTTCTTTGGCTTCAACAACGATGACTTCTTCGCTGGCGAAGAAAACCCGTACCTGCAACAACCACCGATTGGCAACACCACGCCCGGTGCAGTCCGTAATCTGCCAACACTGAACAACTCGGTGGTCGGTGGTTTGGCACCGTCGGTGAGCATCGTCAACAACACCATCGACAGCGCGGGCTACTCGGCGATCAAAGTCGACGGTGAAACCCAACCTTGGCAAATTGATTCGTTCTTCAGCGGCGACTTCCTCGGTGACATCGGCTTCGGTGACTTCATTGGCGATGGCCTCACCATGACCCTCGACGCTGCTGGCACGCGAGTCACGTTTGAATTTGAAGACATCGGTGGCGGCCCTGTGGCGGGTGGCGGCAGTGGTGTGATTGGTGGTGATGGTTATGTCGACGGTCATGTGCCGATCTACATTCGCCACACGGGCACAACGCTCTACAACCCACCCACGGTCCCTCAGGCTGCACGTCGTGGTTACGCTTCCACGCGTCATGAAGTGATGATGGCGATCTATCAGGCTGTCCAGGGCAGCATCTTGATGACCAATGACATGGTTCAATTGGTCCATCCAACGATCGGTCCGTCGATCATGTTCGGTGATGAGCTGGAAGAGAACCGCTACCTCAGCGACATGTCCTTCCCAACCGCCACGGTCTTCCTGGAAGGCGTGTCAGGGGTTTACTTCGACTCCTCCTTCTCGAAGGGCGGCAACCCGTTCATTGCCACTCCGGCAGCAGTGGCCGAAGCCCCACAACCTTTCTCGCGAATCGTGAACAACACGATTTATGGTCAAGACGGAACGGAATCGCAGTTCTCGCAAGCGGCGATCACCACCGGCGTTGATGGCGACGACCTCCTCAGCGGTGCTCGTGACACGAAGATTGGTCAATCGCACAATGGCGCGTACATCACCAATGGAACGATTGGCAATGGCGACACTCTGACCACCGCCCAGCAAGACGTCGACTTCTACGAAGTGGAATTGCTCGCCGGCGATCGTCTGAGCATCGACATTGACACGCTTGCCGCGGACATCGACATTCCCGAAGGACCTGATTTGGTCCTCCGATTGTTCGATTCCAACGGCGTGGTGGTTGCGACCAACGATTCCGGTGCAGCTCCGACTCACCTGGAAACGGCGACCGATCCGACTTTGGAAGACACCTACGTCGACCCGGGTGACGATCCAGTTGACACTGCCGACGACACTCAGCCCAACCTGCGTGCGGTTGATCCATTCTTGGATTTCACAGCCACGGTCAAAGGGACCTACTACGTCGGCGTATCCCTGCAGGGGAACGACGCGTACGATCCAAATGCTTTGTCAGGACGTGCCAAGAGCACCGACACGACCGGCGATTACACGATCGCAATCGAAGCTTACGCGGCTCGTGACTTCGTCCTCAGCATCGACGATCAAAACTTGGGACGTAACACTGGCAACCTGGGAACAACCGGTGCTGACCTGATTGGCACGTCGGTCGTGATCACTCAGATCCCCGATCGCCAAGACGGCTTTGTGGCTGCCAACACCACCAACTCGATGCGGTTCCTGTTCACCGATGGCGTCGGTGGCATCCGCACGACGGACAATGGCGAGACCGTCGTCAACGTTCCGTTGCAAGCTGACGAAGGCTTCCGCACTCCGGAGATCATGGTGGCGTTGCAAAACGCCATCAACGGAGCGGGAGTTGCGGACAACGCCACGTTGACCAGTCCTCCACTGCCCAACAATGAATTTGAGAACGGCCCCGACGACGATGACATCGGTTCTGTATCGGGACCCATCCAACGCGTCAGTGCCACCGCGCTCGGCGGACTCGCCGGCAGTGCAGCCGGGCTGGATCGATTCAACTTCTCAATCCCAATGCCTTATGGACCTGGGAGCGATTACCAGTACGGATTCGGTCACGACCGAACCAGCGAAGTGAACAGTCTCGGGTTTGCTGGAACGACGACCTCGGGTCTCGGCACGACCGAACTTTATCTGCTGATCAAAAACGCAGCCAAAATCGAGATCATTCCGCCTGAAGGTGGCACCACTCCTCTGCGAATGGACCCACAAGCCGGCGTCGAGCTCGATCAGTTGCTCCCCGAAACGGGCGTGATGTTGACCGGCGGCAGCAGCGCCACCTTGATCAACAACGTCTTAGCCAACTTGAATCAAAGTGTTGTCGTCGAAGAGACGCAACTCCGCGGTTTCAGTCACCCAACCGATCCGGATCTACATATCAAGCCAGCGGAAGTGGTTGTCACCAGCAACCTGTTCCAACATGACCAACCCGCGACCACGTTGTTCCGTCAGAACATCAACGGTATCAACAATGGCACCGGACTGACGACGGATGGTCCCACTGGGCCAAGCAACGTCAATGGGGGCACGGATGACTTCAACATCACCCTGGGCAACAACGACGTGTTGTTTGTCAATGCGGATGGTGACAACTTCATCCCCGCCTTGTTCTCACTCGCAATTGACAGCGGTGCCAGCTCGGTGGTCGAACGCGACGCGTTTGGTGGTGTCAAAGAAAGCGTGGGACTGGGAACCAGTAACATCCTGGCCCCAACCCGTGACGGAAACGGTGTGCTGCGAGCCGACAATGATTTGGCCGCTCCTCCATCCGGTGTCGGCGGAAGCTTGTTCATTGACCGCGGTGCCAACGAGCTCGCTGACTTCAACGGCCCCGTTGCCACCCTGCAGAACCCGCTCGACAACGATGCGGAAGGCCGGGACAGCGATGGCTCGGAAAGCTTCCTGCAACTGACCGGCGGAAATCAGCAGAAATTCACGATCCAACTGCGTGACACCGGTGACTCATCCAACCCATTCTCTGGCATTGGAATCGATGACGACACCGTCGTCGTGGCTTCAATCAGTGGACTGCGTCCTGAGGGTGCCAATGTCACCGTCTTCGAAAATGAGAAGATGCTGACCGAAGGCATCGATTACACCTTCGATTACGACGAGACCAGCAACCTGATCACCCTGACTCCGCTGGCCGGTGTCTGGCGTGAAGAAAACGCTTACAGCATCTCGCTGAACAACCGTGACCGCAGCGTCATTGTGGCTCCCGATCCAAGCGAAGTGCGTGATGGTGAGCAAGTCAGCATCACGGACTCCGATGGCGGAACCGTCGTCTTTGAATTCGAATCCGGTTACCAACTGTTCTTGCCAGAAACTCTGACCCTGGTCGTTCCTGAAGTCGGGATCGACGCGGGTGGACTGAGCGATGGCGACTCGTTCCGAATCAGCGATGGCGAAAACGACACCTTGGTGTTTGAGTTCGATCGTGACGGAACCGTGTTGGGCGACGCGACGCCGATCATCTTGCCCGATTCCCAAGTCGACACTCCCGAGGGCCGCCTTGAGATTCGTGAACAGATCGCTCGCGACATCGAAACGGCGATCAACACGGCTCTTGCAGCCAACCCGAACTTCGAAGTCGAAGTGGTGGTGGATAGCGACCGTGTCATCCTCGGTGCTCCTTCGGGATACACCGTCGACACCTCGGCCGGTGGCATGGAACAGGACGCTCGCACGTTGGCGTTGCAAACCCCGCGTGCCGGCACCGCGTTCGGTGGAGTTCAAGTGGGCGACACGTTCATTGTCAGCAATGGCAACGTGACTCGCACCTTCGAATTCACCGAAGACGGCACGGTGAGTGATCCATCCTTCGTCCCCGTGGTGATCACGGTGGCTCCAAACGATTTGACATCCTTGGAATTGGCTCAGGTCATCGCGGACACACTGTCCAGCTCGGCACTGGGATTGGTTCCAACCGTGACCGATGACATTGTCTACTTGAACTTGCCTTCGTCGGGCTTTGTCAACATCAGTGCCGGTCAGTTGACGGCCATCGGCCTCAGCCGACCAGTCAGCGATGGCGATATCATCCGCGTGACAGAAAGCCCCGCGACGGTATCCACCTCGATTGAACTGGGAACGGCCTATCCCGCGGGCCTCGCCGTGGCTGACTTCGGTGCCCTGCTCGACAACAGCGTCTTTGTTCTGCAAACCAGTGAAGGCGAACGCGTTCGAGTCCAAATCGATGCTTCCGAAAATGATTTGATCCCGACGCCGGGCAGCTTTGTCTTGGATGTCACGGAAACGGTCACCGATGACGTTGGAAACGAGACCCTCGTCATGGTTTCGCGTGAAGAGTTTGCTCGCCGCTTGGCAGGCTTGCTCCGCAACGCCGAGTTGACCGCTGACCCAGTGGCTCAAGACCAATACGTGTTCTTGAACTTGCCAACGGGTGTGACGGCGACATTCCAATCCGACTACGGCGGATTGGCGTTGAACGAAACGTCCGAGTTCGAAGTCCGACGCACGTTGGAATTCGACTTGGTGACGCAAGACGAGAACGGTCTGGACACGTCGGACGGTGTCGAGCCCGATCACTTCCGCATGCCATTCCGCTTGACCGACACAGCCAGCGATTTGGCCGATGCCGTTCGCGATGCCCTGAACAACTCCGCCGATCTGATCAACGGATTGGCTACCGGCTCGCGAGTGGTTGCTCCTGGTCAGGTTCAAGTCGAATCCAGCGAGACGGTCAACATCAACGGACAGGACGTCATTCCTCAACCAGCCATCATCACGGTGACTTCGGGAAGTTCGCTGGAAGTTCGTGGCGAACCCGGTGTGACGGAAAGCAGCACGGTTCAGGTCTTTGGTCCGTTGTTGCTGACGATGCCAACCTTGGGCGGCTTCAGCATCACCAACGGCAGCGTGTTGATTCTGCGAGACGATGCAGACAACGATGTGATCCTGCAATTTGTGTTGCCAACCGGATTGAACAATGTCACACGTGTCCCCGGTTCGATCTTGGTGCCTTACGACTCCAATCAAAACGGGGCGACACTCGCAACCAACCTGGCCGCGGTCATCAACGCGTCGC
Protein-coding regions in this window:
- a CDS encoding tandem-95 repeat protein translates to MPARRRSKTSKRGGESRQQRRRHLVETLEARQLLAGPQLIGVQPNEGDLIDDGAVRQTAPRVLTFRFDETQQIDPTTLGGIEISRAGGDGDFNEKVVVEPGSISLGDPNENEIVVRFAENLPDDDYQIKLFGYDNPDEDIVGIRNLNGELFVPDEAGERVQTINFDLDLGALIESVVPQPVVRNADGSLTQNRNEIVVYFNEDPLFVENDANGNPTTRSAENPRFYQLLLTQDTVRTTDDVVYQPTKVVYDTETFTARLFFDTDDINDLAFEQAVLTAQDSSQLAQLEAALVAGTPSVAEAQANLDAFKESFAVPVGGGTFRLRIGTAISSSAELQLQPAQVIPRPFTSVGLDNSGSEFLIRSLLLGEDQPERAVTFVDSAAGGLAISLDANGRVVVDFGGSTPTVNDLRVAVASTPSVAGLIEVDPNSFGSLALPLSLTNKSDFNLVGLGGTLTTAYNLGELGSTGELTSVLIQESISPMPFDLDLPGGNDDPGHREVDTAFQGHLNPLFGADSVDGITEIAYNFESQVASTGGTTFSNQITDRQKERIREVLDLWSAKIGVQFRETVSEGITFAVGDNARLATSVNFSVINANVRVDETFADPAIVFSNQVTFGTAYAEDFTRKAAAGVGLLLGLEFAPELPPETLLSGSFEFLNDTINPTTEADLNDLEPVFPGNADVLHGQYLYQPDSVDIDMYRFEVNLNDADRLGTLTVETFAERLAQSSLLDTTLTLFQEVPASAISDFDIGPTLNVEFVAVAAGAEGNQTRIEFVQSDRAANDDAVRVLRQTGDDGQLLDNVILLDVPRRSSVGAVPVSSLIDAINNDPFASSLVEARLVEGDASTDISRPNEVLDFSPISLSGGGLEQLSRNDDYFSEDSYLTASLGAGTYYIGVAASGNDEYNPLIPDSGFGGLTQGDYELLVKFDPNVDEVNVLRDMDLDGTNAGDRVGVPGTPLDGDGDGTPGGLYQFWFQTRPEERILEFELSGNSITPNQTIEIVSGTGVRRVYEFVPIGQNATVPGSVTVQYNATVGAGSPAAGLANELATSINLLTSITGVSAELIGSGELVQLTGERSVDTSTDFRGMTIHGRTIFVDKMGAAQADGSIDSPINNIASDDVLSAFSVARSGDQVRIVGNGGIDGDIETEADNFSYQFGVTETGGQVLEDGRNMEVPQGVTAVIDAGAALKFRSARIGVGSSSLQVDRSGSLLQVLGTPRLVELSTDNDVNDPAFDPITTLLTDPSDATAAYENGSVILTSMRDRGVDASAAGISPAAGPGNWGGIVFRSDFDSVQGRSSLEDEGIFMDRVSHAEIRYGGGSNLLIDSVQQLVNPITMIGRRPTVSFNEITLSADAAISASPDTFEETTFQGPQYQVAGRFIADYDRVGPDIYSNQLLDNSINGLFIRVQTTTSAPPRELTVAGRFDDIDVVHYLAENLSIVGTPGGSIDDGIRPDLTSSAGNVQLGGDLEQSTYNYKMTFVDVYGFESEASDPSGDFSVPSTLSGSSIELRNLPAIGGVSNFVSRRLYRSIPGTTDYVFVAQLDATSQTFVDNGSQTADNSTLLDPDLDGVRGRLDASLTIDPGMIIKLNGARIEMGHGTQLLAEGTAQRPIIFTSLLDDRFGAGGTFDTSNDAATGTIFDPARGDWSGIYAGPNSNISLDSATIAYAGGVSLIPGGESRGFVPLQLQQANARIVNSRFEFNDDGQDGAGDVGRFGLPGVTPSTIHVRGSQPIIVGNDFVDNRGSIIDIDSNSMTAERIVDLGRQTGSVDNFSELDDNYGPLIRLNRYEIVANSAASERQLSGLEIRGGELTTESIWDDTDIVHMLFDSIEVGNLHSTGGLRLFSRAEESLVVKLSGGGTAFSSTSGTGLTATGTVGDIDDRIGGTVQVIGMPGSPVVLTSLADDTVGAGLMPDGTSFLDTNGDSFASRPESNDWRSILFEENANYTNIEFILEQELQSEVSPGLNGSVVTAQALGTLAPNELFSDDVNRLGFEVEGFLSQANDIDTYAFTGEAGTQIWVDLDHTSFTLDTVVEILDPDGQVIARSDNSYDEVNGDAEVAILDPSAEGLAGSLQANSNFDGFMDYDTVNPRDAGLRITLPGPIGNSTNYFIRVRSAAVNPDDTAGGLTRGGYRFQVRLREEQEFSGSMVRYADIRYANNGIHVRGAMANSPLLGEAQENEQAGNTSSNDVAVSDLDSPGQRAQYLGNTLESRNGVLSVGGSLDTVADIDHYQIDVLGSQGAVSRDTLIFDIDYADGFNRPDTMLSIFYDPDGETGDAQPRLVAIGNDSNILEDQSIVGDSAIDLLQRGSIDTGDAYIGPLAMPGGDGTYYVAVTGEGTTPDVLSDPLVRLEPIDSILRIVDDQIANNIQTTADAPIEPFFIDTSVLPFGWSTTLDRATDVGHNAKQTFNGSRNVNLFPDSVQFESESNNSLLSADDLEANLGWSLNDDPNIGNSFGTNTSQQLPHTKVLGTTINEVVDVYQFVVPVDGSRVILDIDNGVIPFAYDTNPGFGGIDIDPDIEDFQSDSIDLKLQLLDAFGVVISTSSFSSTNAGAEGSIGDALSIFTDDPYIETFLQAGVYYIAVSPEPTAYDPATQIFSLDVADRPQQGTYELNVSVEDHVVDGGDPNNESLYFDRSEIRGDLDSVAFDLSGYSDADQPHLYFDYLLSDIGNDEVRVVARSDQQGETVLAGNAAGTAGTTATLLQQDTLDNWYQARLDLGQFAGDTNVIIRFEYDTDLAAGTGPVFGAEGLYLDNFIVGFAERGEMVVGAASGRTGFIGQSETVLGEYQLEIRPGQEYTTTTSATTQTPTATFDTNERLAQTMTIVAPHPSQLNDGDTFSMSDNVRSVTFEFNSTGSVVAGNIPINIIGALTQIEVAERMRTAFNLPAVQALVPIQATDSSGDTVGGNSDIRIALSAAVVGDFYKVDSVDDVPDAADPLVPAGTSFRLPAIYTEYLGDQNVQRRQDQVLIDSNKISDVHAIGIWSEPGERGVDPQDIKTRSQFALDLGNFFGFNNDDFFAGEENPYLQQPPIGNTTPGAVRNLPTLNNSVVGGLAPSVSIVNNTIDSAGYSAIKVDGETQPWQIDSFFSGDFLGDIGFGDFIGDGLTMTLDAAGTRVTFEFEDIGGGPVAGGGSGVIGGDGYVDGHVPIYIRHTGTTLYNPPTVPQAARRGYASTRHEVMMAIYQAVQGSILMTNDMVQLVHPTIGPSIMFGDELEENRYLSDMSFPTATVFLEGVSGVYFDSSFSKGGNPFIATPAAVAEAPQPFSRIVNNTIYGQDGTESQFSQAAITTGVDGDDLLSGARDTKIGQSHNGAYITNGTIGNGDTLTTAQQDVDFYEVELLAGDRLSIDIDTLAADIDIPEGPDLVLRLFDSNGVVVATNDSGAAPTHLETATDPTLEDTYVDPGDDPVDTADDTQPNLRAVDPFLDFTATVKGTYYVGVSLQGNDAYDPNALSGRAKSTDTTGDYTIAIEAYAARDFVLSIDDQNLGRNTGNLGTTGADLIGTSVVITQIPDRQDGFVAANTTNSMRFLFTDGVGGIRTTDNGETVVNVPLQADEGFRTPEIMVALQNAINGAGVADNATLTSPPLPNNEFENGPDDDDIGSVSGPIQRVSATALGGLAGSAAGLDRFNFSIPMPYGPGSDYQYGFGHDRTSEVNSLGFAGTTTSGLGTTELYLLIKNAAKIEIIPPEGGTTPLRMDPQAGVELDQLLPETGVMLTGGSSATLINNVLANLNQSVVVEETQLRGFSHPTDPDLHIKPAEVVVTSNLFQHDQPATTLFRQNINGINNGTGLTTDGPTGPSNVNGGTDDFNITLGNNDVLFVNADGDNFIPALFSLAIDSGASSVVERDAFGGVKESVGLGTSNILAPTRDGNGVLRADNDLAAPPSGVGGSLFIDRGANELADFNGPVATLQNPLDNDAEGRDSDGSESFLQLTGGNQQKFTIQLRDTGDSSNPFSGIGIDDDTVVVASISGLRPEGANVTVFENEKMLTEGIDYTFDYDETSNLITLTPLAGVWREENAYSISLNNRDRSVIVAPDPSEVRDGEQVSITDSDGGTVVFEFESGYQLFLPETLTLVVPEVGIDAGGLSDGDSFRISDGENDTLVFEFDRDGTVLGDATPIILPDSQVDTPEGRLEIREQIARDIETAINTALAANPNFEVEVVVDSDRVILGAPSGYTVDTSAGGMEQDARTLALQTPRAGTAFGGVQVGDTFIVSNGNVTRTFEFTEDGTVSDPSFVPVVITVAPNDLTSLELAQVIADTLSSSALGLVPTVTDDIVYLNLPSSGFVNISAGQLTAIGLSRPVSDGDIIRVTESPATVSTSIELGTAYPAGLAVADFGALLDNSVFVLQTSEGERVRVQIDASENDLIPTPGSFVLDVTETVTDDVGNETLVMVSREEFARRLAGLLRNAELTADPVAQDQYVFLNLPTGVTATFQSDYGGLALNETSEFEVRRTLEFDLVTQDENGLDTSDGVEPDHFRMPFRLTDTASDLADAVRDALNNSADLINGLATGSRVVAPGQVQVESSETVNINGQDVIPQPAIITVTSGSSLEVRGEPGVTESSTVQVFGPLLLTMPTLGGFSITNGSVLILRDDADNDVILQFVLPTGLNNVTRVPGSILVPYDSNQNGATLATNLAAVINASPADMTATVNANNQISLGRIDRDRVDNNGLPGLLIPGTPGISVDRGIVADGEVLRLRQGDVDISFEFELSDGGGGVRAGNIPVTFNSSSSIGEIAQSLAATITNNSGGLRFAVDPATGQELTPVADVEAGTVRLNDLPGTQVDISGATTLNVVGVPGGAIAIPISPDNNSEDVKRSILQALQSVNQVGQPATTTLEAENRGGSTLFVENATIIDGPVSNYYLPAIKDLAGNPLAPNREDRSTQFTILMPGIALDFGDAPDPVAGVPGRYPTTLAEDGPRHVIGGDDNPVLGSRVDAETDALAVRTADGDDLTIDVSPLTAAGDPLPSTLFSNTIVDGEVHIAVNPLDFSSLDLFDGETITLTLGGIQATLEFDIDGRFDEDNYSISIDALDDNGNISNSLIKEEDIANAIIRAIDESPLRPAERSVFQENGIYVVNFTGNDEDGVNFSSTTNPGGIINPGVITPIEVTASPGSVLQAWIDFNADGDWDDAGEYVLQDIQFESNPETPGQITRQFVIQFPDTSPAPTSGVSATYARFRVSTEGGLSPNGLALSGEVEDYLVTLLPGLPPTVDDVAANRNYSVAEGATLQAIDATGTLTPTIANDNGLLSAVTDPDGQDVAIFADDVGSKTIYDVNDATRVAGVVNIAADGTFTFDADADFSGNATFVVRATDVSPGNPGGQLVSSRAITATITVTPVNDAPSLQSGVQPSDVLTTETILEDNVVSQEDQTSLGPVVFSATDLIDPYFIAGPGSEPREQELFFQFAGTGSTAFQTTQGGSLAITDSGRTILYTPPQDYNGSTPDTFIYRVADREAPGEGAIVSATAATVGRVNIVINAINDNPRLVDDSYSTDEDTPLNIDVDGPNGILNNDTAGPIDEQNDGQQISLVPNQFQRVVNGQVINNRFTEAGGTVRLDGNQLVYTPRSQFSGTDRFTYQVQDSEGGVSTATVTIDVGSVNNQPEFIGVNGVPGETTIRFDERKQPGEEVTFDLNAWFRDPDNEAMTYQVTASGGTSVINPTIDGNELTIDFVPFQNGDSIPVLITARDPSGLTTDQTILVTVTGSPDAPIVQGSLNPLQIIEDNVSVEDLTQVFFDPDGDTLTYTVTRLGTIVNPTAAQIAAHPLVQSIEFFGNSMRITPKPNQFGQVTIELSARDSQFQATHQFELQVLSAEDAPTGVEDAYSVPLGGRLEINDPAFGLLRNDFDPDLNSTLSIASGSVTQPTYGTVSLSGNDDGTFIYTFNPESSSLNPLPTGDSFTYRVQDNTGRLSPPVTVTITFGQSAYQNPSDRFDVTADGFVTAIDALRVINLLNRDELRDPNDPNADLTIDRIPTSPPDYYDVNGDGRVSALDALQVINELNARSVDGSNPEGESLLGDNTTFVSGSLDSTEMGRFASTQALASQSATNATAANAVPVSSAITSDRTPAGELTVSAETSLDNLLSVGFDIESAQLQRTELLANALADDLESSQSESGIGLDGAIDSALIDLFSEEIDHN